AGGTACGTCAAATCGTAAATGCTGATGTGACCATCTTGCCAATTGATCTGCACGGCTTGATTGTCAACGTCTACGAGGATTTTTTGCGGTTTCGGCATCTCCGTTCCAATTCTAGCGACTGCGCGTCACGCCCACGCGCGCACAATGACCGTTGATCGGACAGAGCGAGCATTTCGGCGAGGTCGGGTGGCAGATATTTTGTCCCAGCGCGACCAAGTGATCGTTGATTTCGATCCAGTATTCGCGGGGTAGTTTCTCGCGCAGAGCCATTTCGGTTTGGTCGGGCAAGCCAGTTTTGACATAGCCCCACCGGTTCATGATGCGGTGGACGTGCGTGTCCACGCAAATACCCAGCTCGCCAAAACCCTGGGTGATCACGAGGTTTGCAGTTTTGCGTCCGACGCCGGGCAGCGCAATCAACGCGTTGAGATCGCTGGGTACCTGGCTTTTGTGACGCTCGACCAATTCGCGGCAGACGAGCAAAATGTTGCGCGCCTTGGTGCGGTAAAAGCCGACCGGGTAAATCGCTTTTTCAATCTCGCGTGCGGCAAGTTTCAGCATCGTTTGCGGAGTGCTCGCCAGCGTGAACAACCGGCGCGAGGACTCGGCGGTCACCGCGTCTTTGGTGCGGAGACTCAGCATCGTCGAGATGAGGACGCGAAACGGATCACGCGATTCTTGCGCGAGCGCGGTGACGTAAGGTTGCGCCCACGCGCGCGTCACTTGGCGCAGAATCGTGATAACGCGATGAATGTCAGGGTCTTTCATTCTGGGGCTGGCTCCCAGAGCGGCGGCGCAAGCGCTTCCCAGTCCTTCCAGGTGCCTTCGATCATTTCAATCAGTTCCATGCCGATTTGATATTCTCCCTCTTGCACGCGGCGCGAGTGTACGACGGCGCCCATCACGAGCAACGTGTAAAACGGTTGTTTGATGCACACAAGCACGCGCGCGTTGGGGTCCACGTTGCGCGGCAACTCGACCATCACGCCGCGTCCGCTGATGTTGACCGTGTGCGCCGAGCCGGCATCCACTTTCTCACCGCGCGGGTTGAAGCACTCGTACGTGATTTCAAACGCGACATTGATGCGCTGGGACGCACGCCGTTCGTCGAAAGCCATAGTTCCCTCGCTTTACCGGTTGCGCTCAATGGCAACTGGGCACGCTCGATTTGGGCGCATTATAGCACACGCGCCGATAGCATTCAATCGGACTGTGGTATAATCGTCCGGAAAGGATGGTAGGCATGCCTAAACGTACGCAAGTGATTGGTGTGTGGTTGAGCGTGATCGTGATTCTGCTCGCGTGTTCGCCCCAAGCGATTGTGCAAGAAATGGTCGGCGCACGCGCGACCGATACGCCCACGCCGCGTGCAACGAGTATTGCGCGAATCGTGACGTCAGCGCCGACGGTCATGCCAACGCCGACGAGCATTCCGACTCTAGTTTCCACTCTCGCGCCCAGCGCGACGCCCGCGCTCGCGGTAACCAGTACGCCGACGCCAGCGCCCTTGCCTTTGCGGACCGACTTGCCCGCGCTTGCTTTGCGCGATTGGCAACGCCCCGCAAACGACAACGGACGCTGTTTCCACTTTTTGCCGCGCGGGTATTACACCGCGCGCGATTTCGAAGTTCAAGTGCCGCGCCTCAAAGGACTGCAGGCGCGCTGGGTGCTTGCGCTGTACTCGGACGAAAATCAACTACGCCTTGCCGCGACCCAGTTCAAAGCCGCGGGCGTCATGCCGATATGGCGCAAAGCGATGCGCGCGTATCAGCGGTACTATTCCTGGGAACGCGACATGCAAATCCTCAAAGAGGTCGGCTTGCCGCCGTATTTTCAAATCTACAACGAGCCGGATGTCGAAGCGGAATGGGACGGACGCGAAGTGAATCGCGACCAGTGGAGCGAGTACTTTATTCAAGCCGCGAAAGATGTCTACAATGCCGGCGGCTACGTGGGCATGCAAGTTCTCGATGAAGCATGGTTGTCGCTCGTCATCCAAAAAATCAAAGCGCGGCAAGGCGAGCGATTGTTCGGCAGGATGTTTTTCATTCCGCATCCCTACGGGCTTAACCATCCGCCGAACTTCACCGAAGATGATACCGGCGTGCTGGGTTATCGTGTGTTCGCGGATGTGTTCCAAAAAGAACTGGGATTCGTTCCGCCCTTTATTGCCGGCGAGGGTGGTTGGAAATTCAAGGCGAGCGACGATAATCGTTTCCCAGTGGTAGACGACAAACTACACGCGCAGTATCACGTCGAGTTGTTCAACTGGTTTCTAACCGGCAAGGTCTCGGACGGCGCGCCGCTC
This genomic interval from Chloroflexota bacterium contains the following:
- a CDS encoding PilZ domain-containing protein, with amino-acid sequence MAFDERRASQRINVAFEITYECFNPRGEKVDAGSAHTVNISGRGVMVELPRNVDPNARVLVCIKQPFYTLLVMGAVVHSRRVQEGEYQIGMELIEMIEGTWKDWEALAPPLWEPAPE
- a CDS encoding endonuclease III — encoded protein: MKDPDIHRVITILRQVTRAWAQPYVTALAQESRDPFRVLISTMLSLRTKDAVTAESSRRLFTLASTPQTMLKLAAREIEKAIYPVGFYRTKARNILLVCRELVERHKSQVPSDLNALIALPGVGRKTANLVITQGFGELGICVDTHVHRIMNRWGYVKTGLPDQTEMALREKLPREYWIEINDHLVALGQNICHPTSPKCSLCPINGHCARVGVTRSR